Proteins co-encoded in one Capsicum annuum cultivar UCD-10X-F1 chromosome 9, UCD10Xv1.1, whole genome shotgun sequence genomic window:
- the LOC124887138 gene encoding uncharacterized protein LOC124887138, with amino-acid sequence MVELPVFEERFRCIDMTNRAKPTRNLYMQGRLKRKASKATAAQNFLAYNLKEAYRERQNMCVVSDTNPSIIKAVSDVYNDVPHYAFYRGWTLISNIVESINGVLVSARELPIYDFLEEVRLLFAKWNCKNRQQASYTFTPLIEKFNDILKENEALCTHMTVVPAIEYVYTVHDKQKYFIVCLKEKNLMNAFQLDQIPCAHACAVLEKKNFEKGPYCCDLFKPKTVSKTYDIPIYPLPHKDDWLIPESVLGEIVLPPKYERPLGRPAKKDCGKSGRDMFRKKNINSCDVCGAKVHNRRSCRKYRK; translated from the exons ATGTATCGACATGACTAATCGAGCCAAGCCTACAAGGAACTTATATATGCAAGGTCGGCTAAAGCGTAAAGCTTCTAAAGCCACTGCTGCCCAAAATTTCCTggcatat AATTTAAAGGAAGCGTACAGGGAAAGACAAAACATGTGTGTTGTTTCTGATACgaatccaagcatcataaaggctGTTAGCGATGTGTACAACGAtgttccacattatgcat TTTACCGAGGCTGGACTTTGATTTCAAACATTGTGGAGTCAATAAATGGAGtacttgtatcagctagagaactgccaatttatgactttcttgaggagGTTCGATTATTATTTGCAAAATGGAACTGCAAAAATAGGCAACAGGCTTCATATACCTTCACACCACTCATTGAAaagtttaatgacatactcaAAGAGAACGAGGCTTTGTGTACTCATATGACG gTTGTACCAGCCATAGAATATGTGTATACGGTACACGACAAACAAAAATACTTCATTGTTTGCCTCAAGGAAAAAAATCTCATGAATGCATTTCAACTAGATcagataccatgtgcacatgcttgtgcggTGTTGGAGAAGAAGAATTTTGAGAAGGGGCCATACTGTTGtgatttgtttaaaccaaaaactgTTTCGAAGACATATGATATTCCCATCTACCCGTTGCCACACAAAGATGACTGGCTAATTCCAGAGAGCGTACTTGGTGAAATTGTACTGCCTCCAAAATACGAAAGACCTCtaggaagacctgcaaagaaggattGTGGAAAATCAGGTCGGGATATGTTTagaaagaagaacatcaactcatgtGATGTTTGTGGGGCTAAGGTTCACAATAGgcgttcttgtaggaaatatcgaAAATGA